A portion of the Babylonia areolata isolate BAREFJ2019XMU chromosome 4, ASM4173473v1, whole genome shotgun sequence genome contains these proteins:
- the LOC143280991 gene encoding dynein light chain Tctex-type 5-like — protein sequence MNVFKKIGSRAAETGGGGGVSDRKSEVSNSSNSTSKAKLSRFRLKMRMMSGLGMAGMVSGTKTNTVTYENTYKTDPDDNRKFSQRKAEQIIYSVLDGYLSKREYDPRRFPLLSKTLAELIKDRVKDTGLERYKIVALVTICQNKDQSMLQVSRCLWNQAHDNHASVVFEGANFYAIGSVYAVYFD from the exons aTGAACGTGTTCAAGAAGATCGGCAGCAGAGCCGcggagacaggaggaggaggaggagtatctGACCGGAAGAGTGAGGTCAGCAACTccagcaacagcaccagcaagGCCAAGCTCAGCCGGTTCCGCCTCAAGATGCGGATGATGTCCGGCCTAGGCATGGCCGGCATGGTCAGCGGCACCAAGACCAACACCGTCACCTACGAGAACACCTACAAGACTGACCCGGACGACAACCGCAAGTTCTCCCAGCGCAAGGCGGAACAGATCATTTACAg CGTTCTTGACGGCTACCTGTCCAAGAGGGAGTACGACCCCAGGAGGTTCCCCCTGCTGAGCAAGACTCTGGCGGAGCTCATCAAGGACCGGGTCAAGGACACGGGTCTGGAACGCTACAAGATTGTGGCTCTGGTGACCATCTGCCAGAACAAGGACCAGAGCATGCTGCAGGTCAGTCGCTGTCTCTGGAACCAGGCCCACGACAACCACGCCTCTGTCGTCTTCGAGGGAGCCAATTTCTACGCTATAGGGTCTGTGTATGCCGTGTACTTTGACTGA